The following nucleotide sequence is from Solidesulfovibrio carbinolicus.
ACGTAGGGCCGCTTGGAAAGGTCCACGCCCGGCAGCGCCTTGGCGCAATCGCCCAGGATGCCGGCCATCTCGCCCGAGAGATCCTTGCCCAAAAGGCCCACGGCGTCGGCCCGGCAACGCTTGCAATGGGTCATCTGGGGCACCACGTCCTTGGCCTTCTCGCGCAGGTTGTGGATGAGCTCGTGGGTAGGGGCGGGCACGTCGGCAAAGGGCGTGTCGGCCACCGGGAAGATGGGCATGATGTTTTGGATGTCCACGCCAAGCTCCGACAGGGTCTTGGAGACCTCCAGTACGTGATGGTCGTTGACGCCCGGGATGACGATGGTGTTCGATTTGACGATGACGTCGTGTTCCTTGAGGATCTTAATACCTTCGAGCTGGCGGGACAGCAGCAGGGCGGCCGCGGCCTCGCCCCGCAGGATGACCTTGCCGTCGCGGGCCCAGGAATAGACCTTGGCCCCGATTTTCGGGTCCACGGCGTTGACCGTGACGGTGACGTGGGTGACGCCCAGTTCGGCCAGGGTCTTGGCATGGGTCGGCAGGGCCAGCCCGTTGGTGGACAGGCAGAAAAGCAGATGCGGGTACTTGTCCTTGAGAAGCGCGATGGTCTCGATGGTCTCGGGGTTGGCCAGGGGGTCGCCCGGGCCGGCGATGCCGACCACGGTGATGCGGGGCTCTTTTTCCAGGACCTTGTCCATGTAAAGCAGGGCCTGGGCCGGGGAGAGCACGGCGCTGGTGACGCCCGGGCGCGATTCGCTGACGCAATCGTACTTCCGGTTGCAGAAGTTGCACATGATGTTGCACTTCGGCGCGATGGGCAGGTGGACGCGGCCGCAGGTTCCGGCGGATTCGCGATTAAAGCACGGGTGCTTGGAGAGGTCCTTTTCGGTGGTCATGATCGCGCTCCTTTAGAGATAGCCGTAACCCACGGCGCTGTCTTCCTGCTTGCGTTCCAAGACGACGTTGACGAGGCGGTCGAAAAGTTCCAGGGCGCCGCCGTAGGCCACATGGCGCATGCGCTGGCCGCCGAAGCGGTCGTGGATGGGGAAGCCCACCCGCATAAGCGGCACGTTCCAGGCCTTGGCGTAGGTGTAGCCCTTGCTGTGGCCGACCAGCAGATCCGGGGCCAGGTCGGCCGCCTGCTCGGCGATGTCGTGGAAGTCCACGCCTTCGCGCGCCTCGGGCGGTTCGGGCAAAAGCCCCTCGGTCACGGCGGCGAGCTGGGCCTTGAAATTCTTGCAGGTCGCGCCCGTGGCGCACAGGATGGGC
It contains:
- a CDS encoding radical SAM protein, whose translation is MTTEKDLSKHPCFNRESAGTCGRVHLPIAPKCNIMCNFCNRKYDCVSESRPGVTSAVLSPAQALLYMDKVLEKEPRITVVGIAGPGDPLANPETIETIALLKDKYPHLLFCLSTNGLALPTHAKTLAELGVTHVTVTVNAVDPKIGAKVYSWARDGKVILRGEAAAALLLSRQLEGIKILKEHDVIVKSNTIVIPGVNDHHVLEVSKTLSELGVDIQNIMPIFPVADTPFADVPAPTHELIHNLREKAKDVVPQMTHCKRCRADAVGLLGKDLSGEMAGILGDCAKALPGVDLSKRPYVAVASREGLLVNMHLGEAHKFQIWKQDGDNFVFVEDRYAPEPGGGTKRWIDMAKLLLDCRAVLIAACGETPRKVLADSGVLPYECSGLVESALAEVYGAGDLSKLKSRRKGLGKACCGGGGEGC